In Aequorivita sp. H23M31, a single window of DNA contains:
- a CDS encoding TylF/MycF/NovP-related O-methyltransferase: MIKKIKRKLGHYFREENGTSSGNTDTKKNYFPADFTESDIKIIDAVKNYTMTSSERIKVLLEAVDYIDKNKIPGDYVECGVWKGGSSLAVAMKLEEIGNLNKNIWLFDTFEGMSEPTEFDEDLKGRLAKDRLAKEDKELSWVWAYSGLDEVKKTMQRCNYPKSKIKFIKGKVEETLLSKNIPDRISILRLDTDWYESTKMELEILFPRVVEGGIIIIDDYGHWKGSKKAVDEYLSQIGKPIFLNRIDYTARLIIKN; the protein is encoded by the coding sequence ATGATAAAGAAGATAAAAAGGAAATTGGGTCACTATTTTCGTGAAGAAAATGGGACGTCTTCAGGAAATACCGATACGAAGAAAAATTATTTTCCAGCCGATTTCACAGAAAGTGACATCAAAATCATCGATGCCGTCAAAAATTATACAATGACTTCCTCCGAGAGAATTAAAGTATTGTTAGAGGCTGTAGATTACATTGATAAAAATAAAATTCCTGGGGACTATGTGGAATGTGGGGTGTGGAAAGGCGGCAGTTCCTTAGCGGTAGCAATGAAGCTCGAGGAAATCGGTAATTTAAATAAAAATATATGGCTATTTGATACATTTGAGGGAATGAGTGAGCCCACTGAATTCGACGAGGATTTAAAAGGAAGATTAGCAAAAGATAGACTGGCCAAAGAAGATAAGGAATTATCATGGGTATGGGCGTATTCGGGATTGGATGAAGTAAAAAAAACCATGCAACGATGCAATTATCCCAAATCAAAAATTAAATTTATTAAAGGTAAGGTAGAAGAAACCTTATTATCGAAAAATATTCCTGACCGCATATCAATATTACGATTAGACACGGATTGGTATGAATCAACAAAGATGGAACTAGAAATTTTATTTCCCAGAGTGGTAGAAGGAGGCATAATTATAATAGACGATTATGGACATTGGAAAGGAAGTAAGAAAGCTGTTGATGAATATCTAAGTCAAATAGGTAAGCCTATATTTCTTAACAGAATAGATTATACCGCTCGATTGATAATTAAAAATTAA
- a CDS encoding ABC transporter ATP-binding protein, with protein sequence MTILKAENISKQYRLGNVGTGTLSHDLNRFWHNIRGKEDPYLKVGAVNDRSSKTKTEYVWALRDINFEVQQGEVLGIIGKNGAGKSTLLKILSRVTSPTTGVIKTKGRIASLLEVGTGFHPELTGRENVFLNGAILGMTRTEINSKLDEIVDFSGCELYIDTPVKRYSSGMKVRLAFAVAAHLEPDILVVDEVLAVGDAEFQKKAIGKMQDISKGQGRTVLFVSHNMQSIASLTERCLVLNNGTVVFDGGTSESINAYLKSNRVNANDEYTAEPKRDSPSITKVNVTTSNFGNVHICGEPLEVNFELHIPQKLKGASLSFQIVNKNELPIVHLWTFDSEKSMCREPGLWKLKCIIPKLRLYMGEYSLNVYFTGPPGGERFDVISEVCPFKVEMFKMQREFQFRPDTCAYLEDSEWKINMQ encoded by the coding sequence ATGACCATTCTCAAAGCCGAAAACATCTCCAAACAATACCGCCTAGGCAATGTGGGCACGGGCACCCTTTCCCACGACTTAAACCGTTTTTGGCATAACATACGCGGCAAGGAAGATCCATACTTAAAGGTGGGAGCCGTAAACGACAGAAGCAGCAAAACCAAGACTGAGTATGTTTGGGCGCTGCGTGATATCAATTTTGAGGTGCAGCAGGGGGAGGTATTGGGCATTATTGGAAAGAACGGAGCGGGAAAATCAACCTTGCTAAAAATTCTTTCGCGCGTTACCAGTCCCACCACAGGAGTAATTAAAACCAAAGGTCGAATTGCTTCCTTATTAGAAGTTGGTACCGGTTTCCACCCCGAGCTTACCGGAAGAGAAAATGTATTTCTCAATGGTGCTATCCTAGGAATGACCCGCACCGAAATAAACTCCAAACTGGATGAAATTGTTGACTTCTCAGGCTGTGAATTATACATCGATACCCCCGTAAAACGTTACAGTAGTGGAATGAAGGTTCGCCTGGCCTTTGCCGTGGCAGCGCATTTGGAACCGGATATTTTGGTAGTGGACGAGGTACTTGCCGTGGGAGATGCGGAGTTCCAGAAAAAAGCGATTGGCAAGATGCAGGATATTTCGAAAGGGCAGGGGCGGACGGTGCTTTTTGTGAGCCATAATATGCAATCAATAGCAAGTCTTACTGAAAGATGCTTGGTACTAAATAACGGAACGGTCGTTTTTGACGGTGGCACTTCAGAAAGTATTAATGCCTACTTAAAGAGCAATAGAGTGAATGCAAATGATGAATATACAGCTGAGCCGAAAAGAGATTCTCCCTCTATCACAAAAGTAAATGTGACAACCAGTAATTTTGGGAATGTGCATATATGTGGAGAACCCTTAGAGGTCAATTTTGAGTTACATATTCCCCAAAAATTGAAGGGCGCATCATTAAGTTTTCAGATAGTAAATAAAAATGAGTTGCCAATTGTTCATTTGTGGACCTTCGATTCGGAAAAAAGTATGTGCCGCGAACCCGGATTGTGGAAATTAAAATGCATTATTCCGAAATTAAGGCTGTATATGGGCGAATATTCTCTCAATGTTTATTTTACCGGACCTCCAGGTGGTGAAAGATTCGACGTTATTTCGGAGGTCTGTCCCTTTAAGGTAGAAATGTTCAAAATGCAAAGAGAATTTCAGTTTCGTCCAGATACTTGCGCCTATTTAGAAGATTCTGAATGGAAGATAAATATGCAATAG
- a CDS encoding DegT/DnrJ/EryC1/StrS family aminotransferase yields MITVTKTFLPPQEEYNKILKRAWDAGWVTNRGILVQELEQKLKTYLNVPQVLATTNGTLSLQIAIKALGLKGEIITTPFSYVATTSTIIWEGCKPVFVDIHPEYLTIDETKIEAAITPDTTAILATHIFGNPCEVEEIERIAKKHNLKVIYDAAHAFGVKYKGESIFNYGDISACSFHATKLFHTGEGGALFTRDKSLMEKLFYTHDFGHNGQEGFSGVGINAKMSEPQAAMGLTVLPYMEKILKDREQVISTYRNEIRNLQFLKIRPETDWNFSYFPVIFPSEADLLNAIKILKKEDIVPRRYFYPSLDTLPYIKRSADSISMDISSRILCLPLFTDFPDQDLKKVISIMNSL; encoded by the coding sequence ATGATAACTGTAACGAAAACCTTTCTTCCTCCTCAGGAAGAATACAATAAAATTCTTAAAAGAGCATGGGATGCGGGTTGGGTGACGAACCGAGGCATCTTGGTGCAAGAATTGGAGCAAAAGCTTAAAACCTATTTAAATGTCCCACAGGTTTTAGCTACAACCAATGGAACTTTATCATTACAAATAGCTATAAAAGCTTTGGGACTAAAAGGAGAGATTATTACCACTCCATTTAGTTATGTAGCGACCACCTCAACGATTATTTGGGAAGGATGTAAACCGGTTTTTGTGGATATCCATCCCGAATATCTGACAATAGACGAAACGAAAATCGAAGCGGCCATAACTCCAGATACTACCGCCATTTTAGCAACTCATATTTTTGGAAACCCTTGCGAAGTCGAGGAAATTGAAAGAATTGCCAAGAAGCACAATTTAAAAGTCATTTATGATGCAGCCCACGCATTTGGGGTAAAGTATAAAGGTGAAAGTATCTTTAATTATGGCGATATAAGCGCGTGTAGTTTTCACGCTACCAAGCTCTTCCATACGGGAGAAGGAGGTGCCCTTTTTACGAGGGACAAGAGTTTAATGGAAAAATTATTTTATACTCACGATTTCGGGCATAATGGTCAGGAGGGATTTTCAGGTGTGGGAATAAATGCTAAAATGAGTGAGCCACAGGCAGCGATGGGCTTGACCGTTTTACCATATATGGAGAAGATTTTGAAGGATAGAGAGCAGGTGATAAGTACTTACAGAAATGAAATCCGCAATTTGCAATTCTTAAAAATAAGACCAGAAACGGATTGGAATTTTTCATATTTTCCAGTGATATTCCCATCAGAAGCTGATCTTTTAAATGCTATAAAGATTTTAAAAAAGGAGGATATTGTCCCGAGACGATATTTTTATCCTAGTCTTGATACACTTCCTTATATAAAAAGAAGTGCAGATTCTATTTCCATGGATATAAGTTCCCGTATCTTATGTCTACCTTTATTTACGGATTTTCCAGACCAGGATTTAAAAAAAGTGATTTCAATAATGAATAGTCTATAA
- a CDS encoding helix-turn-helix domain-containing protein — protein MKNNTDISVRLTKLIDSLGITRNEFAKNLGYDRTQGIYDMTKGKAKPSFDFFERLLNSEYSEIINIEWLLTGKGEMLKKTGADPLEKKPPEDERDQYLITLQQKHIEKLEKEIEQLKKELEPQNNYRNVAEPDR, from the coding sequence ATGAAGAATAATACAGATATTTCTGTACGTCTAACGAAACTAATTGATTCCTTGGGAATTACAAGGAATGAATTTGCTAAAAATTTAGGCTACGATAGAACTCAGGGCATCTATGATATGACTAAAGGAAAAGCCAAGCCAAGTTTTGACTTTTTCGAACGTCTATTAAATTCAGAATATTCTGAAATTATAAATATTGAATGGCTCTTGACGGGAAAAGGAGAAATGCTGAAAAAGACCGGTGCCGATCCACTAGAAAAGAAGCCCCCGGAAGACGAAAGGGACCAGTACCTGATCACGCTGCAACAAAAGCACATTGAAAAGCTGGAAAAGGAGATTGAGCAACTAAAAAAAGAACTGGAACCTCAAAATAATTACCGAAACGTTGCTGAACCAGACCGGTAA
- a CDS encoding AAA family ATPase yields MKTTHLNQLIQEVKWMSKKRSQNYVAAKSQVSTAVISKIVNGDLSQISDSLLNKIQSNLKIDPNWNIAITDNLEGLYNCCRDAQLDSLLLCISDKAGKGKTNAFEYYDRKNNNVFHIECQKTWTQKVFVKQLLITLGKKPQGTTWQMLEEFDRAIRNIENGLLIIDQADHLKEPQFNMIMDFSNDYKGRLGIIISGVKHLERKMRAGVLKEKGSYDELESRFGRTYIELNPVSLKDVTKICFANGVENPSQIQTIYDTCGGDLRRVKRDVQKIKIGQRPRVKLAS; encoded by the coding sequence ATGAAAACAACCCACCTAAACCAACTCATCCAAGAAGTAAAATGGATGTCCAAAAAACGCTCACAGAACTATGTGGCGGCAAAGTCTCAGGTTTCAACCGCCGTTATCAGCAAGATCGTTAACGGTGACCTTAGTCAGATAAGCGACTCCCTTTTAAACAAGATTCAAAGCAACTTAAAGATCGATCCTAACTGGAACATCGCCATAACCGATAATCTGGAAGGCCTGTACAACTGTTGCCGCGATGCCCAGCTGGACAGCCTCCTACTTTGCATCAGCGACAAGGCCGGTAAGGGCAAAACCAACGCTTTTGAGTACTACGACCGCAAAAACAACAATGTGTTTCACATAGAATGTCAAAAGACCTGGACCCAGAAGGTATTTGTAAAGCAGCTGCTCATTACCCTTGGCAAAAAACCGCAAGGCACCACTTGGCAGATGCTGGAAGAATTTGACCGCGCCATCCGAAATATTGAAAACGGCCTATTGATCATTGACCAGGCCGACCACCTTAAAGAGCCGCAATTCAATATGATAATGGATTTCAGCAACGACTACAAAGGCCGTCTTGGCATCATCATCAGTGGCGTAAAGCACTTGGAGCGCAAAATGAGAGCTGGCGTACTGAAAGAAAAAGGAAGCTATGACGAACTGGAAAGCCGCTTTGGCCGGACTTACATAGAACTGAATCCAGTTTCATTAAAGGACGTAACAAAAATATGTTTCGCCAACGGAGTGGAAAATCCCTCGCAGATACAGACCATTTACGACACCTGTGGCGGCGATTTAAGACGGGTTAAGCGAGACGTCCAGAAAATAAAGATAGGGCAACGACCACGCGTAAAACTGGCCTCATGA
- a CDS encoding DNA repair protein RadA family protein translates to MAKRKKAVSVYELEQTSFKTLPLEGAFKKLIGTPEVSGSWFVFGDPGQGKTTFNMQLAKQITQWERVEYNTLEEGARLSMQQAVLENNMAQCRKGSFKILDKMPIDELKERLRNPRTARVVFIDSVQYTFMTKREYKELQAEFPKHLFIWVSHAKGKKPLGALAEAIWYDSDVKIFVQGFRAYSISRASRGILTEPYTIWEEGARKFHEIL, encoded by the coding sequence ATGGCGAAACGAAAAAAGGCCGTATCGGTCTATGAACTGGAGCAAACAAGCTTTAAGACCCTTCCGCTGGAGGGCGCATTCAAAAAATTAATAGGAACACCCGAAGTGTCCGGCAGTTGGTTCGTCTTTGGCGATCCGGGACAGGGAAAAACAACATTCAACATGCAGCTGGCAAAGCAAATAACACAATGGGAACGCGTAGAGTACAATACCCTGGAGGAAGGTGCCCGGTTGAGTATGCAACAGGCCGTGCTGGAAAACAATATGGCGCAATGCCGAAAGGGAAGCTTCAAGATACTGGACAAAATGCCAATTGATGAGCTCAAGGAACGCCTCCGCAATCCACGTACCGCCCGGGTTGTGTTTATCGATTCCGTCCAGTACACTTTTATGACCAAACGCGAATATAAGGAGTTGCAGGCTGAATTTCCAAAGCACCTCTTTATCTGGGTAAGCCACGCTAAAGGCAAAAAGCCATTGGGCGCACTGGCCGAGGCTATTTGGTACGACAGCGATGTTAAAATATTTGTCCAGGGCTTCCGCGCCTATTCCATAAGCCGTGCCAGTCGGGGCATATTGACCGAACCCTACACCATCTGGGAAGAAGGTGCAAGAAAATTCCACGAAATACTCTAA
- a CDS encoding DUF3164 family protein produces MSTQTIDLSTLSASELKAELERRQEAEIQGYKTAKKQFRTDKDNFALHAAGKFKQLQKEMKEIKEYTIREANKLYDRMYTIEGKEPKETKSFSLKNEEDTIKVTVDRQERFEFNEEATVHINAIKDIFREKFEARHKGMYNLLDGLLIKGTKGEYDPKLLAKARKQVRELGDDNLIAEFDKLDDCQRVVGSSLYCRLYMKDDKQKWQDVSLQFSSL; encoded by the coding sequence ATGAGCACACAAACAATAGACCTAAGCACCCTTTCAGCCTCCGAGCTGAAGGCAGAATTGGAAAGAAGGCAAGAAGCCGAAATACAAGGCTACAAAACCGCAAAAAAGCAGTTCCGGACAGATAAGGACAATTTTGCCCTGCACGCCGCTGGCAAGTTCAAACAGCTCCAAAAGGAGATGAAGGAAATCAAGGAATACACCATTCGCGAAGCCAATAAGCTCTACGACCGCATGTACACCATTGAAGGCAAAGAACCGAAAGAAACCAAATCTTTCAGCCTTAAAAATGAAGAGGACACCATTAAGGTAACCGTAGATCGTCAAGAGCGGTTCGAGTTCAATGAGGAAGCCACCGTTCACATTAATGCCATTAAAGACATTTTCCGTGAAAAGTTTGAAGCGCGCCACAAAGGAATGTACAACCTTCTGGACGGCCTACTCATCAAAGGCACCAAAGGCGAATACGATCCAAAACTGCTCGCAAAAGCCCGCAAACAAGTACGCGAGCTTGGCGATGACAACCTGATAGCCGAATTTGACAAACTGGACGATTGCCAGCGTGTAGTTGGCTCATCATTGTACTGCCGCTTGTATATGAAAGACGACAAACAAAAATGGCAAGATGTAAGCCTTCAATTTTCATCCCTGTAA
- a CDS encoding ASCH domain-containing protein has translation MKTINFSYNWNNKLECKAYTTLRLENPSKYKVGEVYDVTLKDEVLHTATIVDIKILRLDQLNDYIAYLDTGYNLDECRNIIKRMYSKVDFSTKKLAFILLRKQEFLNEK, from the coding sequence ATGAAAACAATCAATTTCTCCTACAACTGGAATAACAAACTCGAGTGTAAAGCCTACACCACGCTACGTTTAGAAAATCCATCAAAATACAAAGTTGGCGAAGTGTACGACGTAACACTCAAAGACGAAGTGCTCCACACCGCCACTATTGTCGATATTAAGATACTCCGTCTCGATCAACTGAACGATTACATCGCGTACCTGGACACTGGGTATAATTTGGATGAATGCCGTAACATAATAAAGCGCATGTATTCCAAAGTCGATTTTTCAACAAAGAAGCTCGCCTTCATATTATTAAGGAAACAGGAATTTTTAAACGAGAAATAA
- a CDS encoding DUF7220 family protein yields the protein MSQSKKQSLLEAITNTAVGFGISLLSIFIILPVLGIESTASKNVVITLYFTVISIVRGYVLRRVFNRIRR from the coding sequence ATGAGCCAAAGTAAAAAACAATCCCTCCTAGAGGCCATTACAAACACCGCTGTTGGCTTTGGTATCTCGTTGCTTTCCATCTTTATCATTCTTCCTGTGCTTGGTATAGAAAGCACGGCAAGTAAGAACGTGGTCATTACACTTTATTTTACGGTAATAAGTATTGTAAGAGGCTATGTTCTAAGACGGGTTTTTAATCGGATCCGAAGATGA
- a CDS encoding HNH endonuclease: MSTSLPKNDLELHQAFGIILSIESFSDYIIDITELIYNNELNRESIQKVLDEHKIKKIENIKEELIDLLIVYINLILNDHIISENEKFNVELLKKHFKIKEGDFYSLRYQEIEDILFRQFGRIYSDNKIDKEEAVHKVVLQGLFNLSYDQFEEFQENEIRRAIEQGADIANLDTAKLPKFSNMLNSPVSRHILQQVKDLVWNRDNGKCRECGSNEQLEFDHIIPFAKGGSNTYRNIQLLCEPCNRIKSDKIG, from the coding sequence ATGTCCACATCTTTACCAAAAAATGATTTAGAGCTTCATCAAGCCTTTGGAATAATTTTGTCTATCGAAAGTTTCAGTGATTATATAATTGACATAACCGAACTGATATATAATAATGAGCTTAACAGAGAAAGCATCCAAAAAGTACTTGATGAACATAAAATCAAGAAAATTGAGAATATAAAAGAAGAACTTATTGACCTTTTAATCGTTTATATTAACTTGATTTTGAATGACCATATTATTTCCGAAAACGAAAAATTTAATGTTGAACTTCTAAAAAAACACTTCAAAATAAAAGAAGGCGATTTTTACTCTCTGCGATATCAAGAAATCGAGGATATTTTATTCCGGCAGTTTGGAAGAATTTACTCAGACAATAAAATAGATAAAGAAGAGGCTGTTCATAAAGTCGTTTTACAAGGATTATTCAATTTGAGTTATGACCAATTTGAGGAATTTCAAGAAAATGAAATTCGTCGAGCCATAGAACAGGGAGCTGATATTGCTAATCTTGATACTGCAAAACTTCCCAAATTTTCAAATATGTTAAATAGTCCGGTAAGCAGACATATTTTACAACAAGTAAAAGATTTGGTTTGGAACAGAGATAATGGTAAATGTCGAGAATGTGGTAGCAATGAACAACTTGAATTTGATCATATAATTCCTTTTGCAAAGGGAGGTTCTAATACTTATAGAAATATTCAATTGCTTTGTGAACCTTGTAACAGGATAAAATCGGATAAAATTGGATGA
- a CDS encoding phage virion morphogenesis protein, with amino-acid sequence MKNFKAPDFLAVADKLKADMRRHAKVYCLRWFDDSFQNQGFTDAAFKAWDKRDPDRSPGRAVLIDTTFLRKSIGILKEDETTVTFGTHVPYAAVHNYGLRVRAVQNVRGFHRVRNGKREQVQPHTRKMDTQYKQRQFMGESQQMMDNLDQWLIAQIKQRFTNS; translated from the coding sequence ATGAAAAACTTCAAAGCCCCCGACTTTCTCGCAGTGGCGGACAAACTGAAAGCCGATATGCGCCGCCACGCAAAGGTTTACTGCCTGCGGTGGTTTGACGATAGCTTCCAGAACCAAGGGTTTACAGACGCCGCCTTCAAGGCGTGGGACAAACGCGACCCAGACCGAAGCCCGGGAAGGGCCGTCCTGATAGACACCACCTTTTTGCGGAAGAGCATCGGCATTTTAAAGGAAGACGAGACCACCGTAACCTTTGGCACACACGTGCCCTATGCCGCCGTGCACAACTATGGCCTACGGGTACGGGCGGTACAGAACGTGCGGGGCTTCCACAGGGTGCGGAACGGCAAAAGGGAGCAGGTGCAGCCCCACACCCGAAAGATGGACACCCAGTACAAACAGCGCCAGTTTATGGGCGAGAGCCAACAGATGATGGACAACCTGGACCAATGGCTCATAGCACAGATTAAACAACGTTTCACAAATTCCTAA